One region of Danio rerio strain Tuebingen ecotype United States chromosome 5, GRCz12tu, whole genome shotgun sequence genomic DNA includes:
- the pkn3 gene encoding serine/threonine-protein kinase N2 isoform X1 has product MSGVTLQSSALQGLAEGDLMDPEFQQRVEDAIALLRQEIQRELKIKEAAERLRRAVTNRKSAADVDGQLRASSRKLEQLHWELQELNARAMATQKENVMDDATSPDPCHWEEVTSPLGSHVRTLKKQLTMELKVKQGAENIIQTYTNSSVKDRKMLSTAQQMLQDSRTKIELLRMQIVKVTQAREGERETTQQEGRPSETISPLELRVEELRHHLRIEAAVAEGAKNVVKQLGVRKVQDRRALAEAQARLQESSQKLDLLRLSLEQQLGELPQDHPKRAAIKEELTVGSSPGIGLQRERLRSSSSASSSLFKPASLTGRLEVRLMGCQDLLESVPGRCRVSNMSSAPGSPSDSKSLRMRTGLSTRSTNGKTTKTDELSSEISAVLKVDNKIVGRTHWRPLSKDAWNQSFSIELERSRELEIAVYWRDWRSLCAVKFLRLEDFLDNQRHGMCLYLEPQGTLFTEVRFINPVIERHPKLQRQKRIFPKEKGKNFLRAAQMNMNFATWGRLMMSVLPPCNSTITALSPPLPGSEPLSPPSVSTPPSTGDSAVVKLNFSEERPTKPPRLHLAQNPSADESLSGTPARVNSTEDRRVLQARPASQPTTQRQEGMQMEDFNCISVLGRGHFGKVLLAEFKRTGKLYAIKALKKGDVVTRDEVDSLMCEKRIFETINASRHPFLVNLYGCFQTPDHVCFVMEYSPGGDLMTHIHNNIFSERQARFYSACVLLGLEFLHQNRIVYRDLKLDNLLMDSDGFVRIADFGLCKEGMGYGDRTSTFCGTPEFLAPEVLTDSNYTRAVDWWGLGVLIYEMLVGESPFPGDDEEEVFDSIVNDEVRYPRFMSPESVSVIQKLLQKNSEKRLGAGEQDANEVKKHRFFQGIDWEALLAKRVKPPFLPSIKTAADVSNFDEEFTRLKPVLTPPQTPFFLSAEQQEFFADFDFSALH; this is encoded by the exons ATGTCGGGTGTGACGCTACAG AGCAGCGCTCTTCAAGGTCTGGCTGAAGGGGACCTGATGGACCCTGAGTTTCAGCAGCGTGTAGAGGATGCAATTGCTCTTCTCCGGCAGGAGATCCAACGCGAGCTGAAGATCAAAGAGGCGGCCGAGCGTCTACGCCGAGCAGTGACCAACCGCAAGAGTGCTGCTGATGTGGATGGTCAGCTTAGAGCCTCCAGCCGCAAGCTCGAGCAGCTCCACTGGGAGCTTCAGGAGCTCAATGCACGTGCTATGGCTACACAGAAGGAGAATGTGATGG ATGATGCCACCTCCCCAGACCCGTGCCATTGGGAAGAAGTCACATCACCCTTGGGCAGTCATGTCCGtacactgaaaaaacagcttaccATGGAGCTCAAAGTGAAGCAAGGAGCTGAGAACATTATCCAGACTTACACAAACAGTTCTGTCAAG GATCGGAAGATGTTGTCCACAGCCCAGCAGATGCTGCAGGATAGTCGGACGAAAATCGAGCTGCTCCGCATGCAGATTGTCAAAGTCACACAGGccagagaaggagagagagagaccacacagcaagaag GTCGCCCTTCTGAAACAATCAGTCCTCTCGAGCTGCGGGTGGAGGAGCTCAGGCACCATCTAAGGATTGAGGCAGCTGTGGCAGAAGGTGCCAAAAATGTGGTTAAGCAGCTTGGTGTCCGTAAAGTGCAAGACCGACGTGCTCTAGCGGAA GCTCAGGCCCGTTTGCAGGAATCCTCTCAAAAACTGGACCTGTTGCGTTTGTCTCTGGAGCAGCAGCTTGGAGAACTTCCCCAAGACcatcccaaacgagctgccattAAAGAAGAGCTGACAGTAGGTTCCTCTCCTGGTATTGGGTTGCAAAGGGAACGCCTGCGCTCTTCATCTTCAGCATCCTCTTCTCTCTTTAAACCAGCCAGCCTGACAG GGCGATTGGAGGTCAGGTTGATGGGTTGTCAGGACCTGCTGGAGTCAGTTCCAGGCCGCTGTCGTGTAAGCAACATGTCCTCCGCTCCTGGAAGTCCATCTGACTCCAAATCACTAAGAATGAGAACCGGCCTTTCCACTCGCAGCACCAACGGCAAGACCACCAAGACTGATGAACTGTCAT CTGAAATCAGTGCTGTGTTGAAAGTGGATAACAAGATTGTTGGTCGCACACATTGGCGGCCGCTGAGTAAGGATGCCTGGAACCAAAGCTTTAGCATCGAACTGGAGCGG TCTCGAGAACTGGAGATTGCTGTGTATTGGCGAGACTGGAGGTCCCTGTGTGCCGTGAAGTTCCTGCGTTTGGAAGACTTTCTAGACAACCAGAGGCACGGCATGTGTCTTTATCTGGAGCCGCAGGGCACACTGTTCACAGAG GTGAGATTCATCAATCCTGTCATTGAGCGGCATCCTAAACTACAACGACAGAAGAGGATTTTCCCTAAAGAAAAAG GGAAGAATTTCTTACGGGCAGCACAGATGAATATGAATTTCGCAACTTGGGGGCGTCTGATGATGAGTGTGTTACCCCCCTGTAACAGCACCATTACGGCCCTCAGCCCTCCGCTGCCTGGCTCAGAGCCGCTGTCTCCTCCATCTGTGTCCACACCACCCTCCACAGG AGACTCAGCAGTTGTTAAACTGAATTTCAGCGAGGAACGGCCCACCAAGCCTCCGCGCCTTCACTTGGCGCAGAACCCTTCAGCTGATGAATCACTTTCTGGG ACTCCTGCCAGAGTAAACTCCACTGAGGACCGCCGAGTTCTCCAAGCCAGGCCTGCGTCCCAGCCTACAACTCA GAGGCAAGAAGGGATGCAGATGGAGGACTTTAACTGCATTTCTGTTTTAGGAAGAGGGCACTTTGGAAAG GTCCTTCTGGCTGAATTCAAGAGGACTGGGAAACTTTATGCCATCAAAGCCTTGAAAAAAGGGGATGTTGTGACCCGGGATGAAGTGGACAG TTTAATGTGTGAAAAGAGGATTTTTGAGACCATCAATGCGTCCCGACATCCTTTCCTGGTGAACCTGTACGGCTGCTTCCAGACGCCTGACCATGTGTGTTTTGTGATGGAATATTCTCCTGGAGGAGACCTGATGACCCACATCCACAACAACATCTTCTCTGAACGCCAggccag GTTTTATTCTGCTTGTGTATTACTGGGCCTGGAGTTTCTGCACCAAAACCGGATTGTCTATAg GGATCTTAAGCTGGATAATCTGTTAATGGACTCTGATGGCTTTGTGAGAATTGCAGATTTTGGACTTTGCAAAGAAG GTATGGGATATGGAGATCGTACATCAACCTTTTGTGGCACCCCAGAGTTTCTGGCTCCAGAGGTTTTGACAGACAGCAATTACACCCGTGCAGTGGACTGGTGGGGTCTGGGTGTGCTCATCTATGAGATGCTCGTTGGAGAG TCTCCATTCCCtggtgatgatgaagaggaggtgtTTGACAGCATAGTGAATGATGAAGTGCGCTACCCCAGGTTTATGTCTCCAGAGTCAGTCTCCGTTATCCAAAAG CTGCTGCAGAAGAACTCTGAAAAACGACTGGGGGCAGGAGAGCAAGATGCCAACGAAGTCAAGAAACACCGTTTTTTCCAG GGCATTGACTGGGAGGCTCTGCTGGCCAAAAGAGTCAAACCTCCATTCCTGCCGTCAATTAAAACAGCAGCGGACGTCAGTAACTTTGACGAGGAGTTCACACGCCTCAAGCCTGTCCTGACTCCTCCACAGACGCCGTTCTTCCTTAGCGCCGAGCAGCAGGAGTTCTTTGCGGACTTCGACTTCTCTGCCCTGCACTGA
- the pkn3 gene encoding serine/threonine-protein kinase N2 isoform X2 gives MGVKEEQGDVIQLSESSQNMTDDLLSCIERGRALWTDRKMLSTAQQMLQDSRTKIELLRMQIVKVTQAREGERETTQQEGRPSETISPLELRVEELRHHLRIEAAVAEGAKNVVKQLGVRKVQDRRALAEAQARLQESSQKLDLLRLSLEQQLGELPQDHPKRAAIKEELTVGSSPGIGLQRERLRSSSSASSSLFKPASLTGRLEVRLMGCQDLLESVPGRCRVSNMSSAPGSPSDSKSLRMRTGLSTRSTNGKTTKTDELSSEISAVLKVDNKIVGRTHWRPLSKDAWNQSFSIELERSRELEIAVYWRDWRSLCAVKFLRLEDFLDNQRHGMCLYLEPQGTLFTEVRFINPVIERHPKLQRQKRIFPKEKGKNFLRAAQMNMNFATWGRLMMSVLPPCNSTITALSPPLPGSEPLSPPSVSTPPSTGDSAVVKLNFSEERPTKPPRLHLAQNPSADESLSGTPARVNSTEDRRVLQARPASQPTTQRQEGMQMEDFNCISVLGRGHFGKVLLAEFKRTGKLYAIKALKKGDVVTRDEVDSLMCEKRIFETINASRHPFLVNLYGCFQTPDHVCFVMEYSPGGDLMTHIHNNIFSERQARFYSACVLLGLEFLHQNRIVYRDLKLDNLLMDSDGFVRIADFGLCKEGMGYGDRTSTFCGTPEFLAPEVLTDSNYTRAVDWWGLGVLIYEMLVGESPFPGDDEEEVFDSIVNDEVRYPRFMSPESVSVIQKLLQKNSEKRLGAGEQDANEVKKHRFFQGIDWEALLAKRVKPPFLPSIKTAADVSNFDEEFTRLKPVLTPPQTPFFLSAEQQEFFADFDFSALH, from the exons ATGGGGGTCAAGGAAGAGCAAGGGGATGTCATTCAGCTATCTGAAAGTTCACAAAACATGACAGATGACCTCTTGAGCTGCATTGAGAGGGGGAGAGCGCTATGGACG GATCGGAAGATGTTGTCCACAGCCCAGCAGATGCTGCAGGATAGTCGGACGAAAATCGAGCTGCTCCGCATGCAGATTGTCAAAGTCACACAGGccagagaaggagagagagagaccacacagcaagaag GTCGCCCTTCTGAAACAATCAGTCCTCTCGAGCTGCGGGTGGAGGAGCTCAGGCACCATCTAAGGATTGAGGCAGCTGTGGCAGAAGGTGCCAAAAATGTGGTTAAGCAGCTTGGTGTCCGTAAAGTGCAAGACCGACGTGCTCTAGCGGAA GCTCAGGCCCGTTTGCAGGAATCCTCTCAAAAACTGGACCTGTTGCGTTTGTCTCTGGAGCAGCAGCTTGGAGAACTTCCCCAAGACcatcccaaacgagctgccattAAAGAAGAGCTGACAGTAGGTTCCTCTCCTGGTATTGGGTTGCAAAGGGAACGCCTGCGCTCTTCATCTTCAGCATCCTCTTCTCTCTTTAAACCAGCCAGCCTGACAG GGCGATTGGAGGTCAGGTTGATGGGTTGTCAGGACCTGCTGGAGTCAGTTCCAGGCCGCTGTCGTGTAAGCAACATGTCCTCCGCTCCTGGAAGTCCATCTGACTCCAAATCACTAAGAATGAGAACCGGCCTTTCCACTCGCAGCACCAACGGCAAGACCACCAAGACTGATGAACTGTCAT CTGAAATCAGTGCTGTGTTGAAAGTGGATAACAAGATTGTTGGTCGCACACATTGGCGGCCGCTGAGTAAGGATGCCTGGAACCAAAGCTTTAGCATCGAACTGGAGCGG TCTCGAGAACTGGAGATTGCTGTGTATTGGCGAGACTGGAGGTCCCTGTGTGCCGTGAAGTTCCTGCGTTTGGAAGACTTTCTAGACAACCAGAGGCACGGCATGTGTCTTTATCTGGAGCCGCAGGGCACACTGTTCACAGAG GTGAGATTCATCAATCCTGTCATTGAGCGGCATCCTAAACTACAACGACAGAAGAGGATTTTCCCTAAAGAAAAAG GGAAGAATTTCTTACGGGCAGCACAGATGAATATGAATTTCGCAACTTGGGGGCGTCTGATGATGAGTGTGTTACCCCCCTGTAACAGCACCATTACGGCCCTCAGCCCTCCGCTGCCTGGCTCAGAGCCGCTGTCTCCTCCATCTGTGTCCACACCACCCTCCACAGG AGACTCAGCAGTTGTTAAACTGAATTTCAGCGAGGAACGGCCCACCAAGCCTCCGCGCCTTCACTTGGCGCAGAACCCTTCAGCTGATGAATCACTTTCTGGG ACTCCTGCCAGAGTAAACTCCACTGAGGACCGCCGAGTTCTCCAAGCCAGGCCTGCGTCCCAGCCTACAACTCA GAGGCAAGAAGGGATGCAGATGGAGGACTTTAACTGCATTTCTGTTTTAGGAAGAGGGCACTTTGGAAAG GTCCTTCTGGCTGAATTCAAGAGGACTGGGAAACTTTATGCCATCAAAGCCTTGAAAAAAGGGGATGTTGTGACCCGGGATGAAGTGGACAG TTTAATGTGTGAAAAGAGGATTTTTGAGACCATCAATGCGTCCCGACATCCTTTCCTGGTGAACCTGTACGGCTGCTTCCAGACGCCTGACCATGTGTGTTTTGTGATGGAATATTCTCCTGGAGGAGACCTGATGACCCACATCCACAACAACATCTTCTCTGAACGCCAggccag GTTTTATTCTGCTTGTGTATTACTGGGCCTGGAGTTTCTGCACCAAAACCGGATTGTCTATAg GGATCTTAAGCTGGATAATCTGTTAATGGACTCTGATGGCTTTGTGAGAATTGCAGATTTTGGACTTTGCAAAGAAG GTATGGGATATGGAGATCGTACATCAACCTTTTGTGGCACCCCAGAGTTTCTGGCTCCAGAGGTTTTGACAGACAGCAATTACACCCGTGCAGTGGACTGGTGGGGTCTGGGTGTGCTCATCTATGAGATGCTCGTTGGAGAG TCTCCATTCCCtggtgatgatgaagaggaggtgtTTGACAGCATAGTGAATGATGAAGTGCGCTACCCCAGGTTTATGTCTCCAGAGTCAGTCTCCGTTATCCAAAAG CTGCTGCAGAAGAACTCTGAAAAACGACTGGGGGCAGGAGAGCAAGATGCCAACGAAGTCAAGAAACACCGTTTTTTCCAG GGCATTGACTGGGAGGCTCTGCTGGCCAAAAGAGTCAAACCTCCATTCCTGCCGTCAATTAAAACAGCAGCGGACGTCAGTAACTTTGACGAGGAGTTCACACGCCTCAAGCCTGTCCTGACTCCTCCACAGACGCCGTTCTTCCTTAGCGCCGAGCAGCAGGAGTTCTTTGCGGACTTCGACTTCTCTGCCCTGCACTGA